Proteins encoded within one genomic window of Nomia melanderi isolate GNS246 chromosome 8, iyNomMela1, whole genome shotgun sequence:
- the LOC116426496 gene encoding cyclin-dependent kinase-like 4 isoform X1 — protein MDKWLQDRKLWLFGSTLPLLPRSRAPSKAMERYERLARLGEGSYGVVFQCRDRQTGKLVAVKKFQQTEDDPLIRKIALREIRLLKNLKHPNLVNLLEVFRRKRKLHLVFEYCEYTLLNEMERYPCGCPEITTKQLTWQILQGVAYCHRLGCVHRDVKPENILITADGVVKLCDFGFARMLSPGENYTEYVATRWYRAPELLVGDTQYGTPVDVWAIGCVFAELIRGEALWPGKSDVDQLYLIRRTIGDLLPRHVAIFQQNEFFAGITLPTPQTLTPLEDALPNRGNTALQLDFLKKCLDKDPDQRWTCEQLLQHSYFENFHFKMPEAEMEEFEKLKKYRDRSRNSNCSQILPQLPKAGASIHSQNESRPRSSSMHHRQDFDHLPTIKG, from the exons ATGGACAAATGGCTCCAAGATAGAAAGCTCTGGCTCTTCGGTAGCACGCTACCCCTGCTACCAAG GTCACGCGCGCCAAGCAAGGCGATGGAGCGGTACGAACGGCTGGCGCGGCTTGGGGAGGGTAGCTATGGTGTCGTCTTCCAGTGCAGAGATCGACAAACTGGAAAATTGGTGGCTGtaaaaaaatttcaacaaaCTGAGGATGACCCCCTTATACGAAAAATCGCACTACGTGAAATACGGCTACTTAAG AATCTTAAGCACCCCAATCTGGTAAATCTATTGGAAGTATTCAGAAGGAAAAGGAAGCTACATCTGGTTTTCGAAtactgcgagtacactttgctaaACGAGATGGAGAGATATCCCTGTGGTTGCCCAGAAATCACTACGAAGCAACTCACGTGGCAAATTCTACAAGGTGTCGCGTATTGCCATCGACTGGGTTGTGTCCATAGAGATGTAAAACCCGAGAACATTTTAATCACAGCGGATGGAGTAGTGAAATTGTGTGACTTCGGCTTCGCGCGAATGCTCAGTCCCGGTGAAAATTACACAGAGTACGTCGCAACTAGATGGTACAGAGCACCTGAATTACTG GTTGGCGATACTCAATATGGTACACCAGTAGATGTATGGGCAATTGGCTGTGTCTTTGCAGAATTAATACGTGGAGAAGCATTATGGCCAGGTAAATCAGATGTGGATCAACTATATCTAATTCGAAGAACTATTGGTGACTTATTACCAAGGCATGTGGCCATTTTCCAGCAGAATGAATTTTTTGCTGGTATTACATTACCAACACCTCAAACACTTACTCCCTTAGAAGATGCTTTACCTAATAGAGGAAATACTGCTTTACAG CtcgattttctcaaaaaatgtTTGGACAAAGATCCTGATCAGAGGTGGACCTGTGAACAACTTTTACAGCATTCctatttcgaaaattttcatttcaaaatgccTGAAGCAGAAAtggaagaatttgaaaaactcAAGAAATATAGGGATCGCTCAAGA AATAGTAATTGCAGTCAAATATTGCCACAACTTCCTAAGGCTGGTGCTTCAATACACAGCCAAAATGAAAGCAGACCGAGAAGCTCTTCTATGCATCATCGGCAAGATTTTGATCACCTACCTACTATTAAAGGTTGA
- the LOC116426496 gene encoding cyclin-dependent kinase-like 4 isoform X2, protein MLFTQQFTSLPCLAKYKKSRAPSKAMERYERLARLGEGSYGVVFQCRDRQTGKLVAVKKFQQTEDDPLIRKIALREIRLLKNLKHPNLVNLLEVFRRKRKLHLVFEYCEYTLLNEMERYPCGCPEITTKQLTWQILQGVAYCHRLGCVHRDVKPENILITADGVVKLCDFGFARMLSPGENYTEYVATRWYRAPELLVGDTQYGTPVDVWAIGCVFAELIRGEALWPGKSDVDQLYLIRRTIGDLLPRHVAIFQQNEFFAGITLPTPQTLTPLEDALPNRGNTALQLDFLKKCLDKDPDQRWTCEQLLQHSYFENFHFKMPEAEMEEFEKLKKYRDRSRNSNCSQILPQLPKAGASIHSQNESRPRSSSMHHRQDFDHLPTIKG, encoded by the exons ATGCTCTTTACGCAGCAGTTCACATCTCTGCCATGCCTCGCCAAGTATAAAAA GTCACGCGCGCCAAGCAAGGCGATGGAGCGGTACGAACGGCTGGCGCGGCTTGGGGAGGGTAGCTATGGTGTCGTCTTCCAGTGCAGAGATCGACAAACTGGAAAATTGGTGGCTGtaaaaaaatttcaacaaaCTGAGGATGACCCCCTTATACGAAAAATCGCACTACGTGAAATACGGCTACTTAAG AATCTTAAGCACCCCAATCTGGTAAATCTATTGGAAGTATTCAGAAGGAAAAGGAAGCTACATCTGGTTTTCGAAtactgcgagtacactttgctaaACGAGATGGAGAGATATCCCTGTGGTTGCCCAGAAATCACTACGAAGCAACTCACGTGGCAAATTCTACAAGGTGTCGCGTATTGCCATCGACTGGGTTGTGTCCATAGAGATGTAAAACCCGAGAACATTTTAATCACAGCGGATGGAGTAGTGAAATTGTGTGACTTCGGCTTCGCGCGAATGCTCAGTCCCGGTGAAAATTACACAGAGTACGTCGCAACTAGATGGTACAGAGCACCTGAATTACTG GTTGGCGATACTCAATATGGTACACCAGTAGATGTATGGGCAATTGGCTGTGTCTTTGCAGAATTAATACGTGGAGAAGCATTATGGCCAGGTAAATCAGATGTGGATCAACTATATCTAATTCGAAGAACTATTGGTGACTTATTACCAAGGCATGTGGCCATTTTCCAGCAGAATGAATTTTTTGCTGGTATTACATTACCAACACCTCAAACACTTACTCCCTTAGAAGATGCTTTACCTAATAGAGGAAATACTGCTTTACAG CtcgattttctcaaaaaatgtTTGGACAAAGATCCTGATCAGAGGTGGACCTGTGAACAACTTTTACAGCATTCctatttcgaaaattttcatttcaaaatgccTGAAGCAGAAAtggaagaatttgaaaaactcAAGAAATATAGGGATCGCTCAAGA AATAGTAATTGCAGTCAAATATTGCCACAACTTCCTAAGGCTGGTGCTTCAATACACAGCCAAAATGAAAGCAGACCGAGAAGCTCTTCTATGCATCATCGGCAAGATTTTGATCACCTACCTACTATTAAAGGTTGA
- the LOC116426496 gene encoding cyclin-dependent kinase-like 4 isoform X3, which translates to MNTIIGFLSRAPSKAMERYERLARLGEGSYGVVFQCRDRQTGKLVAVKKFQQTEDDPLIRKIALREIRLLKNLKHPNLVNLLEVFRRKRKLHLVFEYCEYTLLNEMERYPCGCPEITTKQLTWQILQGVAYCHRLGCVHRDVKPENILITADGVVKLCDFGFARMLSPGENYTEYVATRWYRAPELLVGDTQYGTPVDVWAIGCVFAELIRGEALWPGKSDVDQLYLIRRTIGDLLPRHVAIFQQNEFFAGITLPTPQTLTPLEDALPNRGNTALQLDFLKKCLDKDPDQRWTCEQLLQHSYFENFHFKMPEAEMEEFEKLKKYRDRSRNSNCSQILPQLPKAGASIHSQNESRPRSSSMHHRQDFDHLPTIKG; encoded by the exons ATGAACACCATAATCGGATTTTT GTCACGCGCGCCAAGCAAGGCGATGGAGCGGTACGAACGGCTGGCGCGGCTTGGGGAGGGTAGCTATGGTGTCGTCTTCCAGTGCAGAGATCGACAAACTGGAAAATTGGTGGCTGtaaaaaaatttcaacaaaCTGAGGATGACCCCCTTATACGAAAAATCGCACTACGTGAAATACGGCTACTTAAG AATCTTAAGCACCCCAATCTGGTAAATCTATTGGAAGTATTCAGAAGGAAAAGGAAGCTACATCTGGTTTTCGAAtactgcgagtacactttgctaaACGAGATGGAGAGATATCCCTGTGGTTGCCCAGAAATCACTACGAAGCAACTCACGTGGCAAATTCTACAAGGTGTCGCGTATTGCCATCGACTGGGTTGTGTCCATAGAGATGTAAAACCCGAGAACATTTTAATCACAGCGGATGGAGTAGTGAAATTGTGTGACTTCGGCTTCGCGCGAATGCTCAGTCCCGGTGAAAATTACACAGAGTACGTCGCAACTAGATGGTACAGAGCACCTGAATTACTG GTTGGCGATACTCAATATGGTACACCAGTAGATGTATGGGCAATTGGCTGTGTCTTTGCAGAATTAATACGTGGAGAAGCATTATGGCCAGGTAAATCAGATGTGGATCAACTATATCTAATTCGAAGAACTATTGGTGACTTATTACCAAGGCATGTGGCCATTTTCCAGCAGAATGAATTTTTTGCTGGTATTACATTACCAACACCTCAAACACTTACTCCCTTAGAAGATGCTTTACCTAATAGAGGAAATACTGCTTTACAG CtcgattttctcaaaaaatgtTTGGACAAAGATCCTGATCAGAGGTGGACCTGTGAACAACTTTTACAGCATTCctatttcgaaaattttcatttcaaaatgccTGAAGCAGAAAtggaagaatttgaaaaactcAAGAAATATAGGGATCGCTCAAGA AATAGTAATTGCAGTCAAATATTGCCACAACTTCCTAAGGCTGGTGCTTCAATACACAGCCAAAATGAAAGCAGACCGAGAAGCTCTTCTATGCATCATCGGCAAGATTTTGATCACCTACCTACTATTAAAGGTTGA